The DNA window CTCAGCTTCAAATTGTCAATAGATGTCGCCTGCTCTTCTTTAAGCAACTCAACAACTTCAATTTGAgtaaaaagaagaagttggTTCCATATTGTTACGTTACGACAGACGTTACTAACCAAAGACTTTTCTTATACGATATATTCATTGAGGTTCTGAGATTCTATTCCAATGATGATAATCTAGTTTATCGCGATATTAAACATATTGTGTCGGATGCTGCATTATGGAGacatttaatgaaaaagtttcAGGTAAATGTACATCCAATTTTTGAGGCCTATCTAAATGATTACTACGTTTATCTCACTCAAAACAGGTATATCATTCCAGATATTTACCCTAAATCCTTATTAGAAGGTCCTGATTCGCAAGACGACAGCTCTGAGGATGGTGAGGATGACGAATATTGCTTGGTTTGTCATCATGACAGTCATCTGATAATGTGTGACTCATGTGGTAAATGGTTTCATTCCTACTGCACTCGGATATCTAATGGCATTTGTCAAAACTGCATTATAGGTAATGGTTACTACGGATTTAGGGTGGAAAAAGAACAGTATATGATTGACGAATTTGagaaattattttgttcaGATGATGTAGAGACTCCAGATATTCcaaaacttgaaaatgaGTTCTGGTCCATTGTAAATAACatagataataataaaattgtaAGGTATGGAGCAGATTTGCAAATGAGAAATACAAAAGTCAGTTCCATGCATCCAATGAATTTGAGTAATCTTCCAACCTGCGCAGAGtcattattcaataatttatcGACGAAAAACATATCTGGAATGACTATACCATGGCTCTATGTTGgttcaaaattttcgacGTTTTGTTGGCATGTGGAAGATCAATATACTTATAGCATAAATTATCAGTATAAAGGTTGTTCGAAAGTGTGGTATAGTATACCGGAGTTctataaagaaaagtttgaaaggcaattgagaaaaagaGCGCCAGATCTGTTTGTTAAGCAACCTGATCTGATGCACCagttaatttctttgatatctCCATATGAGCTTGAACAGATACCGGTGTTCAAAGCAATTCAAAACCCAAATGAGTATATAATAACGTTTCCTAAATGCTATCATTCAGGTTTTAATACCGGCTTCAATTTGAACGAAGCGGTCAATTTCATTACTGAAGATTGGTTGAAGTATGGTATTCAATCAATAAACGACTACAAAATAACCAAAAAacaatcaatttttgattgcTTTGAATTGgttatcaatattttgagagAGTTTTCATATGATGCAACTAATACTCATAATGTATCCTTTGTTAGATCATGCTACTCAAGTTTATTGACAgtttataataaaaatttgaggATGAGTAGGAAAATTTTAAGCTTGTTGGAGACTAGCGTATTGGTATCTAACTTTGATGATTTAGGAATTACAGACgattatatattttgttcTAGCTGCGGTACTATTTGTTCATGGTCCTTTGTCCTAcacaataaaaattcagCAAATGATTTGAGCCcaaacaagaaaagaagagtaATTACGATGGACACTAGTAATATTGCGAAGGGTGAGGTATATTGTTTGGAGGATTATTCGAAGATGTTGGAGAGAGATCCATTACTCCTTCATCCATACGATAAACTGTATTATAGCAAGGCTTTTAGAGAAGTTAGTCAATTACTGAAGCAGTCAGGCACTAAGCTAGATAAAATGTAACAAAATTCTAAATAGTAGATAGTATTAAcatattcaattcattttcctCGTTTATTACTGTCATTTTGACGTTCGCCATTGCGCTTTTTCCGCAGATACATCTAAAAATCCAGAGACAAAAGAACACTGTTAACTGTTAACATTTACGTTAGGAATAATAAGCATACAAATAAGGTAAATAAATGGCAGCATTAAACTCAGTAAATACTCTGTTCTTTAGAATAGTGTTTCTTCTTAccatttccttcttttgtttcaaagaCATCAATGTCATTTTGGAGAACTCATATTTCCAAACTTTCACTGATGCGATGAATTTGCCATCGTTGACTTTATCAAAGTATAATGCACAACTAGGATTATTTGGTGTATTATTTGCATATTTGGCTCTCTTAGACTTTATTCCATTATTAGAAAACAACACTATGTACTTTTATTCCATCGTACCTGTGAGaatgttgttgttttttgTTTTTACTACATTGTCGTACATGTGGGAAAGTAACCTATATTTGCACAACAATTCTGTTTTTGTTTACTCATTTTCTGAGGTTTGgatcaattttattatttacaGTGCATTAAGAGAGGAGAAAAACAACGAAGTGAATCAAAGAagtaaattcattaatgaGGAATTCCTCACTGAAGATGAACCTTTtgaatcaaagaaagagCATTCTGAAGTATTACCTGTTGAAGAACATAGtgattgaaattttactATATATTTAGATATATCTTTACATTTATCGTTTTCATTTTACAAATAAAACAGTTGTAAACTATAGGAATCCGAGATCATCAATATCCGATAAGTCAGATAAATCATCCAACATTTCCATGTCATTAAGATCGTCTTGTTGATTGTTTTTACTATCTccattcttctttttcttattatctTGTGGAAATCTCATCGCAATGATACTTTCATCATGTAATTGATTCACAAATCTGattctttcatcaaatatttgttgTGGTTCTTTTGTGTCATAAATGTTTAGTACTTCAGAAGTTTCTACATAACCTTTTTCATGGTTGATATTCGCTTGAATAACACCATCTCTTATAGCTCTTGAAACCATATATTCAACAGTCTGTTCTGAATCTAAACGCAGCTTCAAACATATATCTTTTAAGGAAACCTTTTTATAGGTTAAAGAAATAATTCTAATACCCGTTTTAATGACATTTGATCTCAGTCTAACACAAAGTTGGTAGTTACCATCCTGAATAAACTGTTGCTTATACTTTGTTATTACGGaagtaaattttttcaagtcACCAATTTTAACAGTGTTTGTTAAGTGGAAATATGCATATAATGAATGTTCCATGTCAGGTTGatggaaaaatgaaagttcAGGAATATCTCCCATAAGTAATTGAATGACACAGTGTATTTTATTTGCTTGTTGTAGGAAACCCAAACTCTTAGAATTATGTGGTGCTTTTTTAATAGCTGCAATAATATATTCGTTAGCTGTTGAATAGTCTAATTGAATCGCATTTACTTTGGATAAATAGAAATAGTACCTTGCTTCTAAAGGACTTGAGACGTCGGATGTTGGAAAGTCCACCTTACTTACAAAATCGGATGCAGATTCAACCTCACCTGCAGAAAGATAGCTTCTGATTATTAGATTAATTAGCATTGCTCTTGTTTCATTATCATGCTTCAAAGAGGCACTCTTCAAGAATCTGATCATCTCAGAACGTAAAGCCGCGTTTGACGTTTCGCCCACTTTTTCATTACCAATGGCAATATAGAACCAGAGCTTGGCATTAATAAGATCTAATGATCTTTGATTGTAATATGATAGAAGTTTTGGAATAATAACTTTTTcgttaaaaattttcaattcttcaaattttttgttatcCAAAAGATATAATTGGACTAATAAATGGATAAATCCGTTTAATTCAGCAGACACATCAATGACTTTAGCCTCAGAATCAACAATCTGATAAAATGCGGCAGGATAATTGGATCTAATTTTATCAGAATCTGTTACTTGGGATTTATGGTTTTCGTtaatcatttttaataatggaaccttgaaggaagaagagtCTGGATATAGGATATTGACTAGTGCAGATAATGTGGCAGAATCCAAGCACGTCTTTCTAATAGCGCTTAAATCCTTCAAAGCTCTCCAGATATAACGCGAATCCAAAGTTGTAGAGGTTTTAGATATTTCCTTTAACGAATCAAGGATTCTGTCCATGGAATTCTCTTCGACATACTTGACATTCACAGACTTACCATCGCCTGTGGTGTCAATTTCCATCATATCTTCAGTACTCATAGTCTTGTTGTGGTTAGGAATGGAATCTTACTGTCTAATTTGAGGACCGCTAATGCTCAATCTTCCTTATTGTAGGGTGGCAAACTCGCTTTCTACatgttctttttttcaatttcgaGAATAAATTCATTACCCGGgatttatttcaaaaatgaaattagagaaggattcaatttctttgaatattaCAAATCTCAACAGAGTTCGAAGGCAGGCAGATTTAAGTAAAGGGTAAATAAGAGGCTAGATCCGCCACATGAAGTGCTGCAATGGTTGGCGAGGCCTGCAATATAGTGTAGAACTTTTGTAGCTTCCAGTAGAATATGGCATATTTTTGTATGGGTCGTATTTCACCGCTTGAACTTCACAGGCTTGCTGGCTCCAATGCCCATAATACGGTGTAGAGGTAAGGTCGTAGTTCGTTGAGTTATTCTAATGATATTATGAATAATaccatatattttttatcgTGACAAAACCAGCTAAATGTATCTGAAAATGATCTCTCGGAACATATTGGTTATAGGCATTCTTATAATGCACATGTGAGTTAGTGTTAGGTATTGCGAAAGATTTTATTGGTTGTCGTTAGTCGCATTATCACCATACTATTTATTCTTGAAACTTGATATTGTCTGTCTACTCCCTTCCCCGTGTTTTCCAATATAATGAATACCTTTATAGAAGTGAATAAAACCTAGACTAAAAAATGGGCCATCGATGGCCcatcaaatataatataatgaaCTTCGATTTTTGCATTTTGCATTGTATACAGAATTAcatcatatatatttatgtGGGGAGCTTTGGAAAGGAATtattccttcttcttctcgCTGACATAATTTAATGCAGTTAATCTTTCTGCTAATGTTGGATGAGAATAATGGTAACTTGAATACAATGAGTCAACGTTCATTGTGGATAAATTCTTAATTTGTAGATTAATCAAGGCATGGCATAGATCGTTTTCGAAACCTAACATCTTTGCATACGCATCAGCTTGGTATTCATGAACTCTTGAAATTAAACTCATCATGAACTGCATACCACACTCCATTGGGGATAATAAGTCACTGAAAAACATGAATCCGATGATGATAGGGAAGCCATTTGTGAAGATTGCATTCGAGGTGGATAAGGATGATTCGCCTAAATGGAATCCAAAAGTACTGTAAAATGATAAGTTACGGTAAACACTGGTGAAGAGGGAAAAGATAGCAACTGTGTGTAGTTGACTGAAAATAATCATGTTTAATATATGATTTTTCTGCCAGTGTCCAATTTCGTGTGCTAAAACAGCTGTGATTTCATCGACAGAACTGGTATTGACTAGAGTGTCAAATAACACAATACGCTTGCTTGTGAATGGTAGACCTGTGAAATAAGCGTTTGAATGAGATGATCTCTTGGAACCATCGATAACAAATATCTTATCTAATGGGAAGTTAACGCTCTTggctaatttttcaattgaagttttcaattctcCATCTTCTAATGGTGTAAACTTATTGAATAATGGCATAATGAAAACTGGTACAATAGTGATTGCTAAGATTTGGACgacaaaaataaagagaCAGATATACCAAAGgaaatttgtttcaaacatgtcaaaaatcttcaaaaagaCATAAAGAACTGGACCGCCGATAGCAACACCTAATAAACTGCTTTTAATCATGTCAGTTATCCATAATTTGACGGTAATCTTATTGAAGCCGAATTTCTCTTCTAAAACGAAGTGACTGTAGTAAGAAAATGGCAAATCTAAAACAGTAGAAATATTTGAGATGACTAGAAGAAACCAAAGACTTTGCGCAACTGTTGAGACGGCAGCGAATCTAGCAGGCAGGATAAATGATGCTACATGGTTACCCCAACTCCATAAACGTGGATATAAGTCGAGTTGAATAaagcaaaatttttgaatcaaaCTGTATATGTCAGAAGTGATcgaaaatttgattttggcCTTGGAATATTCTTCAGATTTCTCGAAGGTCTCTTTGTCGATTTCATTAGCCAAAACGGGAggtaattcttttttagACAGGACTTTATATTGACGGTATGATAGATATGTTTCAAATACGAATTGGCCAAACGTAAAGCCTAATATAATAGATTTCCATGGGATATTAGGTCTATCAACCATAGATTGTAGAGATTCAAACACATTCATTGATGGGttatattgatatttttcgaaataatttgaaacgTATGTCACTTAAAGGTTGATGTGTTTAGAAGTTTTTCGAAGTGGTTTTTTTCCCTTCTCTGAGGGTGCGCTACCGTGTATGACATGCACGTACTAGAAATTGTAATGAAGCCGAAGAGccaataaattatataaataaatagAGTTTATAATGATAGTCTTGTCAATTGCAATTAACAAAATTGTCCTATATCTGTTTTTCCAGTCGCTCATAAAAATACAGTGTAtgttttatatatattgttcACTGCCCATTTTAGGCTTTCTTGACTGATGATTTGCCTGCCAATTTTTTGGCAATCTTGatcatctttgaaaacCATATAAAGTTCAATGCAAAAAGAGTAATGTTTAACCCAACTAAGATTAATGATCTAATAGTTGGTATTTCTGATCTAGCTTCCCAAATTTGCTTAAAGAATAAAACATTGGCAATGCAACCCCAGCAGAGACGTACTAGGAAGAAAACCGCCATTAAGCAAAGTCCATTAATAACATTGATTAGCATAGGTACTTTATTCTTGTTTGACCCATTCAGTTGAATGATATACCAGTTGATGTTAACAAATGGTGTACTAGCTTCAAATAACAAGAATTTTCCAATCCAATGTT is part of the Kazachstania africana CBS 2517 chromosome 1, complete genome genome and encodes:
- the JHD2 gene encoding histone demethylase (similar to Saccharomyces cerevisiae JHD2 (YJR119C); ancestral locus Anc_7.505), which translates into the protein MLEIPTVYPTKEEFDHPLDYLSQPRIKRLGKNFGMIKLIPPQIVDNLSIDVKTFRFNVRLQHLSQLQIVNRCRLLFFKQLNNFNLSKKKKLVPYCYVTTDVTNQRLFLYDIFIEVLRFYSNDDNLVYRDIKHIVSDAALWRHLMKKFQVNVHPIFEAYLNDYYVYLTQNRYIIPDIYPKSLLEGPDSQDDSSEDGEDDEYCLVCHHDSHLIMCDSCGKWFHSYCTRISNGICQNCIIGNGYYGFRVEKEQYMIDEFEKLFCSDDVETPDIPKLENEFWSIVNNIDNNKIVRYGADLQMRNTKVSSMHPMNLSNLPTCAESLFNNLSTKNISGMTIPWLYVGSKFSTFCWHVEDQYTYSINYQYKGCSKVWYSIPEFYKEKFERQLRKRAPDLFVKQPDLMHQLISLISPYELEQIPVFKAIQNPNEYIITFPKCYHSGFNTGFNLNEAVNFITEDWLKYGIQSINDYKITKKQSIFDCFELVINILREFSYDATNTHNVSFVRSCYSSLLTVYNKNLRMSRKILSLLETSVLVSNFDDLGITDDYIFCSSCGTICSWSFVLHNKNSANDLSPNKKRRVITMDTSNIAKGEVYCLEDYSKMLERDPLLLHPYDKLYYSKAFREVSQLLKQSGTKLDKM
- the ILM1 gene encoding Ilm1p (similar to Saccharomyces cerevisiae ILM1 (YJR118C); ancestral locus Anc_7.504), encoding MAALNSVNTLFFRIVFLLTISFFCFKDINVILENSYFQTFTDAMNLPSLTLSKYNAQLGLFGVLFAYLALLDFIPLLENNTMYFYSIVPVRMLLFFVFTTLSYMWESNLYLHNNSVFVYSFSEVWINFIIYSALREEKNNEVNQRSKFINEEFLTEDEPFESKKEHSEVLPVEEHSD
- the STE24 gene encoding zinc metalloprotease (similar to Saccharomyces cerevisiae STE24 (YJR117W); ancestral locus Anc_7.501) yields the protein MNVFESLQSMVDRPNIPWKSIILGFTFGQFVFETYLSYRQYKVLSKKELPPVLANEIDKETFEKSEEYSKAKIKFSITSDIYSLIQKFCFIQLDLYPRLWSWGNHVASFILPARFAAVSTVAQSLWFLLVISNISTVLDLPFSYYSHFVLEEKFGFNKITVKLWITDMIKSSLLGVAIGGPVLYVFLKIFDMFETNFLWYICLFIFVVQILAITIVPVFIMPLFNKFTPLEDGELKTSIEKLAKSVNFPLDKIFVIDGSKRSSHSNAYFTGLPFTSKRIVLFDTLVNTSSVDEITAVLAHEIGHWQKNHILNMIIFSQLHTVAIFSLFTSVYRNLSFYSTFGFHLGESSLSTSNAIFTNGFPIIIGFMFFSDLLSPMECGMQFMMSLISRVHEYQADAYAKMLGFENDLCHALINLQIKNLSTMNVDSLYSSYHYSHPTLAERLTALNYVSEKKKE
- the RPN3 gene encoding proteasome regulatory particle lid subunit RPN3 (similar to Saccharomyces cerevisiae RPN3 (YER021W); ancestral locus Anc_7.502) → MSTEDMMEIDTTGDGKSVNVKYVEENSMDRILDSLKEISKTSTTLDSRYIWRALKDLSAIRKTCLDSATLSALVNILYPDSSSFKVPLLKMINENHKSQVTDSDKIRSNYPAAFYQIVDSEAKVIDVSAELNGFIHLLVQLYLLDNKKFEELKIFNEKVIIPKLLSYYNQRSLDLINAKLWFYIAIGNEKVGETSNAALRSEMIRFLKSASLKHDNETRAMLINLIIRSYLSAGEVESASDFVSKVDFPTSDVSSPLEARYYFYLSKVNAIQLDYSTANEYIIAAIKKAPHNSKSLGFLQQANKIHCVIQLLMGDIPELSFFHQPDMEHSLYAYFHLTNTVKIGDLKKFTSVITKYKQQFIQDGNYQLCVRLRSNVIKTGIRIISLTYKKVSLKDICLKLRLDSEQTVEYMVSRAIRDGVIQANINHEKGYVETSEVLNIYDTKEPQQIFDERIRFVNQLHDESIIAMRFPQDNKKKKNGDSKNNQQDDLNDMEMLDDLSDLSDIDDLGFL